GAATCGCTGGGCAGCGACCTGTTCAAGGGCCACATTGACGGGGAGAAATGCCGCGCCTATTCCCGGTTGCTCTTCCGCGCCGAGGATGTGGATGCCTATTTTCTTTGCGGGCCGGAAGAAATGATTTTTTCGGTGAAGGATGCCCTTGAGCATATTGGCGTGGCGCCCAAAAAGATTCATTTTGAGTTGTTTACCACTTCGGGCGCAAGAAAAAAACAGCCAGCCACGACGACCGCCAAAACTGATGCCTTCGACGCTTCCGTGACGGTCATCCAAGACGGTGCCCAGTTCGACTTCATGCTCACTTCCTGTGGCAGCACCCTGCTCGACGCGGCCATGCGGGCGGGCGCGGATTTGCCTTTTTCATGCAAAGGCGGTGTGTGCAGCACCTGCAAGGCCAAAGTGCTGGAAGGCGAGGTCGAGATGGAAATCAATTACGGCCTTGAAGCCGACGAGGTGGAGGCAGGCTATGTGCTCACCTGTCAGTCGCACCCGAAAACAAAAAGGGTGGTGGTGAGTTTTGATGCGTGAACGCAGATTTTTTGTAAAAAACGTGAGCTCGAAGATATTTGACCTAACAGATGGCGCTTAACTAATTGATTCCCTGACACTCTCGGTTCACAAGGGGTGTCATCTTTTGCGGAACGAAAAAGGTGACATCTCGGCCTGTTTTTGAGATGTCACCCCTCCATGCTTCCGGGATGACACCTCAGAACCCGACAAAGCGAGCATCGCCGACTGATTCCCGATTTTTATCAACTTTTCACCTCTTTGAGGTGCTAAAATGACTTTATGGAAATCAAACGTTTGCGGCATTTGAATTTTTGTGACCACTCAGGCAGGGGCAGCGCCCCGGAATGTGTTTCAGGGCACCGTCGCTGGATTTTCAAAAGTGTTAACTCCGAACTCACGTTATACCTCGCGCCGCCAAGTTTTCAGCATGGTTGGAAGGATGATATCACGTTTACTAAACTTCAAAAGTTTAGTAAACGTTACCCTAGACGATGCTGAAAACTTGGCGGCGCGAGGTATAAAAAACGTAAAGACTTAGGAAGGACAGCAGACATTGAATTTTTGACAGGATTTACAAGATTTACAGGATAGAAGGAGTGGCTTCACCGCTAAAAATCCTGTAAATCCTGTCAAAAACCTATAAGCCTGTCAACCGAGTCTTTCACGCTTGGGGCTGCCTAAGTTTTTTCGATTTTTTCAACAAAGAAAACCATGCAATACTGGCTCGTCAAGTCCGAACCCGACGTTTACAGCTTTGAGCAGCTCGCCACCGATGGCAAAACCCGCTGGGATGGGGTGCGCAACTACCAAGCTCGCAACAACCTGCGTGCTATGAAAACGGGCGACCTTTGCCTCTATTACCATTCCAATATCGGTCTCGAAGTCGTCGGCATCGCCAAGGTGGTGAAAGAACACTACCCAGACCCGACGGCGGAAAAAGGCGACTGGTCGGCGGTGGATTTGGCCCCGGTGAAACAGTTGGCTCGCCCCGTGCTCCTGTCTGAAATCAAAAAGCATCCGGCGCTACAGCAGCTTTTGTTGGTGCGCAATGCCCGTTTGTCGGTAATGCCTGTTTCGTTCGACGAATTTTCCGTCATTTTGCAAATGGGAGAGACGCAACTTTGACACTCTATTCCAAACTTGCAAGACTATGTTCATCTACTCATCAGGTCGGGGTTATCGCACTGGCCGCTTAAGCGCGGGAGGGGGCATCGGCTGTCTTATATTTGGCGTTATCGGGATGATAGCCGCTTTCTTCATTCTAAAAGGGCTGTTCAAGTTGCTCTATTGGGCTGCACCCGTTTTATTCGTGCTGGCCCTCGTCATCAACTGGCGGGCAGTATTGGACACCTTGAAAAACTGGCTCAAAATGATGGAGCGCAACCCGGTGGGCGGCTTGCTCGCTGCTGCCTTAGCGGTGTTGCTGTTTCCTGTGTTTGTGTTCTATTTGTTCATAAAAGCCTTGGGTTACAACAAATTGGAGAAAATGCAGCGCGAGTTTGAGGGCGGCGCAAACGAGGAGTTCACCGAATTCGAGGAAATAGAGAGTATGCCCAAAGCTCGCGAATATGCGGAAGAACCGATGGAGCCGCTCGAATTGCCAGAAAAAGAGCCTGGACAAGCCAACATCGAAAAACGCACGAGCGGAAAAGAAAGTAGGAGCGCCCCCAATGGCAGCACTCCGCCTCCGCCCAAAACCAAGCCCGACAACCCTTACGACACCTTTTTCCCGGATTGAAGGCGGCACCCACACCATCCGCTCCTCACTCTTTGCACTCGGCCACCCCAATCATTGAGTCCGCCGTGCCGTAGTAAAGCAGCCAACGCCCATTGTGCCACACCATGCCCTCCAAGAAGCAGACATTGTTCACCTGCCCCGTCTTTTCAAAATCGCGCTCCGGGTGCAAAAAATGGCGGTCGGCACGGGCGATGAGTTTCTCCGGTTTTGTCTCGGAGAAAAGTGCCTGACCGACGGCATACGCCATGTTGGGGAGCGACTTGTCACCTATGGAGGCATCGTTGGCGCTGTTGTAGAGCAGTAGGATGCCTTCTTTGCGAGAAAGGGCAAAGGGTCCGGGTTCCACCAATTTGCTATCGAAAAAGCCGGGGCGCGGTTTGAGGGCTGCGACGAGATTGCCCTTTTTGTCCGTCGTCGGTTTCCACGAAATCAGGTCGTCCGAGGTGGCCGTGAAAATATCGGTGTCGCCCCAATACATGACGTACTTCCCTTTTATTTTTTTGGCCACGATGTCGCTGCCTGCTTGTGCGCACACGATAGCGCCCGATTTAGACCAGATGTCGCGGTATTTGGCATCGGCAAAGGCGAGGCCGTGTTTTTTCCAAACCACCAAATCGCGGGAAGAGGCGACACAGAGGCGAGCGGTTTTGCCGTCGTAGGCCGTGTAGGTCATGACGAAAGTAGTGTCGTCGCGCTTCACGACGCGGGGGTCTTCGCAGCCACCTTCCCACTCCAAAGCATTGAGGGTGTCAATATCAGGTGCCAGCACCGGGATGGGCGTTTTGCGAAACTGCAAGCCATCGCGGCTTTTGGCCAACCCGATGCGCGAAGTGCTGCGGTCGGGGTTGGTCGCGTCCTCCGCGCGATAGAGCAGCCACACCCAACCGTCTTTCACGACAGCGGCGGGGTTGAGCACGTTTTTTTCTTCCCATTGCACCGTTCGTTTGCGCACCGGGCAAAAAAACTGTGAGCGCTCGTCCGGCTCCAGAATAGGGTTGTAATCATCCAATTTGACAATGGATTGGAGCATCCAAGCGTCTTTGTCGGCACCTTTTTGGGCAAAAGAGCAAAGCGCAAAAAACAGTAGGAGAAGAGACAGCGATATGTTTTTCATGGCGCAAAGCAATGAGTTTTTCATCGCTCACGCAAAAAGCGGCTGAATATCTATTTCAAAACCGTCGAGCAAAACCGAACAAACCTTGCCCGCTGTCTCCAAGAAAGTATGCAGGGAATGGGCATTGTTTTGCTTCACAAAAATTCCATCGCGCGATGTTCGGGGCCAGCCTTTCAAAACTTGCGCACAGGCATCCCCTACCCGACAGTGCGTGTCAGGCAGGGGACGC
This portion of the Saprospiraceae bacterium genome encodes:
- a CDS encoding EVE domain-containing protein, which produces MQYWLVKSEPDVYSFEQLATDGKTRWDGVRNYQARNNLRAMKTGDLCLYYHSNIGLEVVGIAKVVKEHYPDPTAEKGDWSAVDLAPVKQLARPVLLSEIKKHPALQQLLLVRNARLSVMPVSFDEFSVILQMGETQL